One stretch of Arachis hypogaea cultivar Tifrunner chromosome 20, arahy.Tifrunner.gnm2.J5K5, whole genome shotgun sequence DNA includes these proteins:
- the LOC112785066 gene encoding uncharacterized protein isoform X1, with protein MADFLTSTHRAKWIFTPQQLVASIYCSNFQNPSMRMFAQGLDWGTNITSEVPESNGVNLIINGLNEVIPEAKDVVRVDLVGGFALQKVTSERSYFRLWLL; from the exons ATGGCGGATTTTCTGACCTCTACCCACCGTGCCAAGTGGATCTTCACTCCTCAACAGTTG GTGGCCTCAATCTACTGTTCCAACTTTCAAAATCCTAGCATGCGAATGTTTGCACAAGGTCTGGATTGGGGAACAAATATCACTAGTGAG GTTCCTGAGTCAAATGGTGTCAATTTGATCATCAACGGTTTGAATGAGGTGATTCCTGAAGCAAAGGATGTTGTGAGAGTTGATTTGGTAGGGGGATTTGCATTGCAGAAGGTGACATCAGAAAGAAGTTACTTTCG ACTGTGGCTTCTATGA
- the LOC112785066 gene encoding uncharacterized protein isoform X2: MKVSWPLSMREAIVYYYLFEYFQDDLIVILTNSVPESNGVNLIINGLNEVIPEAKDVVRVDLVGGFALQKVTSERSYFRLWLL, encoded by the exons ATGAAGGTTTCTTGGCCACTGTCTATGAGGGAGGCTATAGTGTACTACTATCTGTTTGAGTACTTTCAAGATGACTTAATAGTCATTCTTACAAATTCA GTTCCTGAGTCAAATGGTGTCAATTTGATCATCAACGGTTTGAATGAGGTGATTCCTGAAGCAAAGGATGTTGTGAGAGTTGATTTGGTAGGGGGATTTGCATTGCAGAAGGTGACATCAGAAAGAAGTTACTTTCG ACTGTGGCTTCTATGA
- the LOC112785801 gene encoding uncharacterized protein, with translation MAAENVYMIIYPNGEISHTSEGITFVCDDPLWIMIPPQTSLQDLKNLILMHTGMVAKKEITKLTYRMPVAVANSFSYQKMQIKADQHVLMMFSYHRSIGSIYSLELCLNLQDIGGSSSSSNNVEGVRNRPADDFGLVRDTSRAPSPSFNAFVPQVQNVSICEARPASFTHLGVDRVSEAANAYTSDEDEIEDFSGDDPEVVPETQPLHGDAVPPTRVEPEGGGVSSSTPAHYLSLNLGAMHSTNAEDRSSSYPLSGEMELEIGLKFLNRETAMLAVKNYNIRRSAEYKVVESDQSRYVCRCKHFGDQCRWMVRVAKTRSCRFWEIRKYKGPHSCLTSTMSQDHAQLDSNVICQHIFPMVHADATICVKVLQGSIESAYGYKVSYKKVWHAKQKAIARIYGDWDESYDQLHRYLNALQAFVPGTIVDLQTRPYYVGNTLDRGCVMFHQVFWSFPSCIEAFRHCKPLVSVDGTHLYGKYTGTLLMGIAQDGNNNILPVAFALVERENTYSWYFFLTNLRRHVATRLGVLLISDRHAAIKAALERDGCGWEHNVYCVRHIASNFATSFKSKEAKRHLVNAAYSKTQEQSQYYLELISSEDPITSPQMMEWIRGLEPPKWLQHLDEGRRYGHMTTNLSECVNSVLKGTRNLPICAIVKSTYHRLNELFVMKGRQAQAQIASGQVFSQFLQKAILANREGIPQMLVTSYDRATTIFTVNEIAAVGVQSRFRVNLHDRRCDCGYFQALHYPCAHALAACAYARLDWQEYVDLVYRVESVFRVYQMEFQPMPDEEMWPPSEGQHIRPNPLLRRTMEGRLVSTRIRNEMDEVEPGPGKRCGLCRQPGHTRRHCPHASAT, from the exons ATGGCTGCGGAGAATGTTTACATGATTATATATCCTAATGGAGAAATTTCGCATACATCAGAAGGTATTACATTCGTTTGCGACGATCCATTGTGGATAATGATTCCACCACAAACATCGTTGCAAGATTTGAAGAATCTGATTCTGATGCATACCGGAATGGTTGCAAAAAAGGAAATCACGAAGCTGACCTACAGAATGCCGGTTGCAGTGGCCAACTCGTTTTCGTATCAGAAAATGCAGATAAAAGCTGATCAGCATGTGTTGATGATGTTTTCTTATCATCGCAGCATAGGAAGCATCTATTCGTTGGAGCTTTGTCTGAATCTTCAGGACATTGGTGGAAGCTCGTCCAGTTCGAATAACGTGGAGGGTGTCAGAAATCGACCAGCGGATGATTTTGGTTTGGTTCGGGATACCAGTAGGGCCCCAAGTCCAAGCTTTAATGCATTCGTTCCGCAGGTACAAAATGTATCTATTTGTGAAGCGCGCCCCGCCTCTTTTACACATCTTGGGGTCGATAGGGTTTCAGAGGCTGCTAATGCATATACGTCTGACGAGGATGAGATTGAAGATTTCAGTGGTGATGATCCAGAAGTCGTTCCAGAGACTCAGCCTCTGCATGGCGATGCTGTTCCTCCAACACGAGTCGAACCTGAAGGTGGTGGTGTATCTTCCTCCACACCGGCACACTACCTATCCTTAAATCTGGGAGCAATGCATTCGACTAACGCAGAGGACAGATCGAGCAGCTACCCTTTGTCAGGGGAGATGGAGCTCGAGATTGGGTTGAAATTTCTTAACCGCGAAACAGCGATGCTAGCAGTTAAAAACTACAACATCCGTAGGAGTGCAGAATATAAGGTTGTAGAGTCAGACCAAAGTAGGTATGTCTGTCGATGCAAGCATTTCGGGGATCAATGTCGTTGGATGGTACGGGTTGCAAAGACAAGGTCCTGTAGATTTTGGGAAATCCGAAAGTACAAAGGGCCTCACAGTTGCTTGACAAGTACAATGTCTCAAGACCACGCTCAACTCGATAGCAACGTCATCTGCCAGCACATATTTCCCATGGTGCATGCTGATGCGACGATTTGTGTAAAGGTGTTGCAAGGATCAATTGAGTCAGCGTACGGTTACAAGGTGTCTTACAAGAAGGTTTGGCACGCGAAGCAGAAAGCAATCGCAAGGATCTATGGTGATTGGGACGAATCGTATGACCAGCTGCATAGATACCTCAATGCTCTGCAAGCTTTCGTCCCAG GGACAATTGTTGACCTCCAAACCCGGCCGTACTATGTCGGGAACACACTAGACCGTGGTTGTGTCATGTTTCACCAGGTTTTCTGGTCATTCCCTTCCTGTATTGAAGCTTTCAGGCACTGTAAGCCGCTGGTCTCAGTGGACGGAACACACCTGTATGGTAAGTACACAGGCACCCTTCTCATGGgcattgcacaggacgggaataATAACATTCTACCCGTCGCTTTCGCACTTGTCGAAAGAGAGAACACATATTCATGGTACTTCTTCCTAACCAATTTGAGGAGGCATGTCGCAACTCGGCTGGGAGTTCTGCTTATATCCGACAGGCATGCGGCAATAAAGGCCGCATTGGAACGTGACGGGTGTGGCTGGGAACACAATGTGTACTGTGTACGACATATTGCCTCCAACTTTGCAACCAGTTTCAAGAGTAAGGAAGCCAAGAGACACCTTGTTAATGCTGCATATTCGAAGACGCAAGAGCAGTCGCAATACTACCTGGAGCTAATCAGTAGCGAGGATCCGATAACATCTCCACAGATGATGGAGTGGATCCGAGGGCTAGAGCCACCGAAATGGCTACAACACCTAGATGAGGGCCGACGATacggtcacatgacgacgaatctCTCTGAGTGTGTCAACTCTGTCCTCAAGGGCACTAGAAATCTACCAATCTGTGCAATTGTGAAGTCCACTTACCATCGCCTGAATGAGTTATTCGTCATGAAGGGTCGACAAGCACAAGCACAGATTGCAAGTGGTCAGGTGTTCTCACAGTTCTTGCAGAAAGCCATACTTGCGAATCGTGAGGGGATTCCCCAGATGTTGGTGACGTCATACGATAGAGCTACCACTATATTCACAGTCAACGAGATAGCTGCTGTTGGAGTGCAGTCACGGTTCCGAGTTAATCTCCATGACCGCAGATGTGATTGTGGTTACTTCCAGGCGTTGCATTATCCTTGTGCACATGCTCTGGCCGCGTGTGCATATGCGAGATTGGACTGGCAAGAGTACGTCGATTTAGTCTACCGCGTTGAGAGCGTGTTTCGGGTCTATCAAATGGAATTCCAGCCCATGCCCGATGAGGAGATGTGGCCCCCTTCAGAAGGACAACATATCCGACCCAACCCCCTCCTACGACGTACAATGGAAGGCCGTCTGGTATCTACTAGGATTCGGAATGAAATGGACGAGG